In Promicromonospora sp. Populi, one genomic interval encodes:
- a CDS encoding epoxide hydrolase family protein, which yields MTENTALVPFRIDIPQADIDELHDRLARTRWPLPVPGRDDRTDFSRGIPQAYLRELAEYWRDGFDWRAQEAALNEYEQFTTVVDGQTFHVVHVRSANPDATPLILNHGWPGSFVEHQRLIPLLTDEFHIVIPSLPGFGFSTPLSGTGWELARTTAAYAEIMTRLGYERFAAHGTDIGAGTTGRLAALYPERVIGTHTGSDGRSLAMVGDKFPYPDGLSEDEIAEIERVRIKDIAERGYFEQQNHRPDTIGAALTDSPVGQLAWIAEKFQTWTNPAHATPDEAVDRDQLLTNISLYWFTRSGASSAQFYYESEHSGLEWIATSGVPAGWAVFDTHPLMRRAMDPWNAMSHFSEFTEGGHFPAMEEPELLATDIRAFFSSLPDARQ from the coding sequence ATGACAGAGAACACCGCACTCGTCCCGTTCCGCATCGACATCCCGCAGGCCGACATCGACGAGCTGCACGACCGGCTCGCCCGCACCCGCTGGCCCCTGCCCGTCCCGGGCCGGGACGACCGCACGGACTTCAGCCGTGGCATCCCGCAGGCGTACCTGCGGGAGCTGGCCGAGTACTGGCGCGACGGGTTCGACTGGCGCGCCCAGGAGGCCGCGCTGAACGAGTACGAGCAGTTCACCACGGTTGTGGACGGCCAGACGTTCCACGTGGTGCACGTGCGATCGGCGAACCCGGACGCCACCCCGCTCATCCTGAACCACGGGTGGCCGGGCTCGTTCGTCGAGCACCAGCGGCTCATCCCGCTGCTGACCGACGAGTTCCACATCGTCATCCCGTCGCTGCCCGGGTTCGGCTTCTCGACGCCGCTGTCGGGAACCGGCTGGGAGCTCGCGCGGACGACCGCGGCCTACGCCGAGATCATGACGCGGCTCGGCTACGAGCGGTTCGCGGCCCACGGCACGGACATCGGCGCGGGCACCACCGGCCGACTCGCGGCGCTCTACCCGGAGCGAGTCATCGGCACCCACACCGGGAGCGACGGCCGGTCGCTCGCGATGGTCGGCGACAAGTTCCCCTACCCCGACGGGCTGTCCGAGGACGAGATCGCCGAGATCGAGCGGGTCCGCATCAAGGACATCGCCGAGCGCGGCTACTTCGAGCAGCAGAACCACCGCCCCGACACGATCGGCGCGGCGCTCACCGACTCGCCCGTCGGCCAGCTCGCATGGATCGCCGAGAAGTTCCAGACCTGGACCAACCCCGCCCACGCGACGCCGGACGAGGCGGTCGACCGCGACCAGCTGCTCACGAACATCAGCCTGTACTGGTTCACCCGCAGCGGTGCGTCGAGCGCGCAGTTCTACTACGAGTCCGAGCACTCGGGGCTCGAGTGGATCGCGACGTCGGGCGTGCCCGCAGGCTGGGCGGTGTTCGACACGCACCCGCTCATGCGCCGCGCGATGGACCCGTGGAACGCGATGAGCCACTTCAGCGAGTTCACCGAGGGCGGCCACTTCCCGGCGATGGAGGAACCGGAGCTGCTGGCAACGGACATCCGCGCCTTCTTCAGCAGCCTCCCCGACGCTCGCCAGTGA
- a CDS encoding ATP-binding cassette domain-containing protein produces MGHLEVAHVEYHLPDGRTLLGDVSFRVGEGSATAIVGPNGAGKTTLLRLITGELDPHGGSVVASGGLGVMRQFVGSVRDETTVRDLLVSVSAPRLREVARAVDEAEHAMLTVDDEAAQMAYAQALSDWAEVRGYEAETLWDVCTMAALGLPYDRVQFREVRTMSGGEQKRLVLEALLRGTDEVLLLDEPDNYLDVPGKRWLEEQLRTTKKTVLFVSHDRELLARSADRIVSLEPGPAGADAWVHGAGFATFHEARRERFARFEELRRRWDEKHAQLKKLVLTLRNQAASSPDMASRYRAAQTRLRKYEEVGPPPEPPREQDITMHLRGGRTGLRAVTCVGLELTGLMKPFDLEVFYGERVAVLGSNGSGKSHFLRLLAGGDVAHKGSWKLGARVVAGHFAQTHAHPELFGRALLDILWEDHAQDKGKAMAALRRYELTVAAERPFDRLSGGQQARFQILLLELAGSTALLLDEPTDNLDLESAEALQEGLESFDGTVLAVTHDRWFARSFDRYLVFGSDGVVRETSEPVWDERRVERER; encoded by the coding sequence ATGGGCCATCTTGAAGTCGCGCACGTCGAGTACCACCTGCCGGATGGCCGGACCCTGCTGGGGGACGTCTCGTTCCGCGTGGGTGAGGGCAGCGCTACGGCGATCGTCGGTCCCAACGGTGCGGGCAAGACCACGCTCCTGCGCCTCATCACGGGTGAGCTTGACCCCCACGGCGGCTCCGTGGTGGCGAGCGGCGGGCTCGGCGTCATGCGTCAGTTCGTCGGGTCGGTGCGTGACGAGACCACTGTGCGCGACCTGCTGGTGTCCGTCTCAGCGCCGCGCCTGCGCGAGGTGGCGCGCGCCGTCGACGAGGCGGAGCACGCGATGCTGACCGTCGACGACGAGGCCGCGCAGATGGCGTACGCGCAGGCGCTCTCGGACTGGGCCGAGGTGCGCGGGTACGAGGCCGAGACCCTCTGGGACGTGTGCACCATGGCCGCGCTCGGTCTGCCGTACGACCGGGTGCAGTTCCGCGAGGTGCGGACGATGTCGGGCGGTGAGCAGAAGCGGCTCGTGCTGGAGGCGCTGCTGCGCGGGACCGACGAGGTGCTGCTGCTCGACGAGCCGGACAACTACCTGGACGTGCCCGGCAAGCGCTGGCTGGAGGAGCAGCTGCGGACCACCAAGAAGACCGTCCTGTTCGTGTCCCACGACCGGGAGCTGCTCGCCCGGTCCGCGGACCGGATCGTGTCGCTGGAGCCCGGCCCGGCCGGCGCGGACGCCTGGGTGCACGGCGCCGGGTTCGCCACGTTCCACGAGGCGCGGCGCGAGCGGTTCGCGCGGTTCGAGGAGCTGCGCCGGCGCTGGGACGAGAAGCACGCGCAGCTCAAGAAGCTGGTGCTGACGCTGCGCAACCAGGCGGCGAGCAGCCCTGACATGGCCTCGCGCTACCGGGCCGCGCAGACCCGCCTGCGCAAGTACGAGGAGGTCGGCCCGCCGCCCGAGCCGCCGCGCGAGCAGGACATCACCATGCATCTGCGCGGCGGGCGCACCGGCCTGCGCGCCGTGACCTGCGTGGGCCTGGAGCTCACCGGGCTCATGAAGCCGTTCGACCTGGAGGTCTTCTACGGCGAGCGGGTGGCCGTGCTGGGCTCGAACGGCTCGGGCAAGTCGCACTTCCTGCGGCTGCTCGCCGGCGGGGACGTGGCGCACAAGGGGTCTTGGAAGCTGGGGGCGCGGGTGGTCGCCGGGCACTTCGCGCAGACCCACGCGCACCCCGAGCTGTTCGGCCGCGCGCTGCTCGACATCCTGTGGGAGGACCACGCGCAGGACAAGGGCAAGGCGATGGCAGCGCTGCGGCGCTACGAGCTCACGGTCGCCGCGGAGCGGCCCTTCGACCGGCTGTCCGGCGGCCAGCAGGCGCGGTTCCAGATCCTGCTGCTGGAGCTCGCGGGCTCGACGGCCCTGCTGCTCGACGAGCCCACCGACAACCTCGACCTCGAGTCGGCCGAGGCGCTGCAGGAGGGCCTGGAGTCGTTCGACGGCACCGTGCTCGCCGTCACGCACGACCGCTGGTTCGCGCGGTCCTTCGACCGGTACCTGGTCTTCGGGTCCGACGGCGTGGTGCGTGAGACGTCCGAGCCGGTGTGGGACGAGCGCCGGGTGGAGCGGGAGCGGTAG
- a CDS encoding class I SAM-dependent methyltransferase, whose amino-acid sequence MTTPDPKFVDPRLARLYDAFDDDRGDLDLYTGLAERLGARSVLDVGCGTGVLALQLAALGLQVTGIDPAAASLEVARGKPGAEAVTWIEGGADSVAGLGLTADLATMTGNVAQVFTTDTGWAQALAAVREALRPGGVLVFETRVPARQAWLGWTREQGSDRRDIPGVGEVETWCDLVEVALPLVTFQGTYRFPPGVLPDGDLVTSASTLRFRERDEIEASLAAAGFELDEVLDAPDRPGLEWVFMARRV is encoded by the coding sequence ATGACCACACCCGACCCGAAATTCGTGGACCCCCGGCTCGCCCGGCTCTACGACGCCTTCGACGACGACCGCGGCGACCTCGACCTGTACACCGGGCTCGCCGAACGGCTCGGCGCACGCAGCGTGCTCGACGTCGGCTGCGGCACCGGCGTGCTCGCCCTGCAGCTCGCCGCGCTCGGCCTTCAGGTGACCGGCATCGACCCCGCCGCCGCCTCGCTCGAAGTGGCCCGCGGCAAACCCGGCGCCGAGGCGGTCACCTGGATCGAGGGCGGCGCCGACAGCGTCGCCGGGCTCGGCCTCACGGCCGACCTCGCCACCATGACCGGCAACGTCGCACAGGTATTCACCACCGACACCGGCTGGGCGCAGGCGCTCGCGGCGGTCCGGGAGGCACTCCGGCCCGGCGGCGTCCTCGTGTTCGAGACCCGCGTGCCGGCCCGGCAGGCCTGGCTCGGCTGGACCCGCGAGCAGGGCTCGGACCGCCGCGACATCCCCGGCGTCGGCGAGGTCGAGACCTGGTGCGACCTCGTGGAGGTCGCACTCCCGCTGGTCACCTTCCAGGGCACGTACCGCTTCCCACCAGGTGTGCTGCCCGACGGCGACCTGGTCACCTCGGCGTCGACCCTGCGGTTCCGGGAACGGGACGAGATCGAGGCGTCGCTCGCCGCCGCAGGATTCGAGCTGGACGAGGTGCTGGACGCTCCGGACAGACCAGGCCTGGAGTGGGTATTCATGGCCCGGCGGGTGTAG
- a CDS encoding SDR family oxidoreductase, with the protein MKIVVIGGTGLVGSQVVKDLEAQGHEAVAASPQTGVDTLTGAGLPEVLDGAQVVVDLSNSPSFAEEDVTRFFRTSTTNLLDAEAKAGVGHHVIVSIVNAESVDAGYMRAKVLQEDLVKASGSGWSIVRSTQFFEFLAAIADSGTVDGVVHMAPVRFQPIASADVARIVAEVAVGTPLRGTIDIAGPETFGFDEIVRTHLASKDDPREVRTDPDGTYYGAHLTDKELVPLGEARLGEVSYEQWRKAQA; encoded by the coding sequence ATGAAGATCGTGGTCATCGGCGGTACCGGCCTCGTCGGGAGCCAGGTGGTGAAGGACCTCGAGGCGCAAGGGCACGAGGCGGTCGCCGCCTCGCCGCAGACCGGTGTGGACACCCTGACCGGTGCAGGGCTGCCCGAGGTGCTCGACGGCGCCCAGGTAGTGGTCGACCTCAGCAACTCGCCGTCCTTCGCCGAGGAGGACGTCACCCGCTTCTTCCGCACGTCGACGACGAACCTGCTCGACGCCGAGGCGAAGGCCGGGGTGGGGCACCACGTGATCGTCTCGATCGTCAACGCCGAAAGCGTCGACGCCGGCTACATGCGGGCAAAGGTGCTGCAGGAGGACCTGGTCAAGGCCTCCGGCTCGGGCTGGTCGATCGTGCGGTCCACGCAGTTCTTCGAGTTCCTCGCCGCCATCGCCGACTCCGGGACGGTCGACGGCGTGGTCCACATGGCGCCCGTGCGGTTCCAGCCGATCGCCTCGGCGGACGTCGCGCGGATCGTGGCCGAGGTCGCCGTCGGCACGCCGCTGCGCGGGACCATCGATATCGCCGGGCCGGAGACCTTCGGCTTCGACGAGATCGTGCGCACGCACCTCGCCTCGAAGGACGACCCGCGCGAGGTCCGCACCGACCCCGACGGCACGTACTACGGGGCGCACCTCACGGACAAGGAGCTTGTGCCCCTCGGTGAGGCCCGGCTCGGCGAGGTCAGCTACGAGCAGTGGCGGAAGGCTCAGGCGTAG
- the xseA gene encoding exodeoxyribonuclease VII large subunit → MTEPTSRPLPAEVPQKALDTTATSPWPVRLLAEKIKVYIDRMPPVWVEGQVVQFNQRPGSGMQWLTLRDTEADASLPVTIFSRVLLTLAQPPAEGDHVVVHAKPVFWTKRGTLQMQANEIKAVGVGELLARIEALKKVLAAEGLFDVSRKRKLPFLPAVVGLVCGRESKAEHDVVVNARARWPQVRFEIREVAVQGVNAVREVSNAIAELDRDPQVDVIVVARGGGSVEDLLPFSNESLVRAVAQARTPLVSAIGHETDAPLLDLVADYRASTPTDAAKRIVPDVSEERLRLTQARSRMRGAIAAMLEREQRGLDGVRSRPVLATPKTMLESREHDVRQVIRHGRHALDALLLRAGGEIGRLAAQVRTLSPASTLERGYAVVQRADGHVVRRPDDVAVGAGLRVRLAEGALDAQVTATNA, encoded by the coding sequence GTGACGGAACCCACTTCGCGACCCCTGCCTGCCGAGGTCCCCCAGAAGGCACTCGACACCACGGCCACCAGCCCGTGGCCCGTTCGTCTGCTCGCGGAGAAGATCAAGGTCTACATCGACAGGATGCCGCCCGTCTGGGTCGAGGGGCAGGTGGTGCAGTTCAACCAGCGCCCCGGCTCCGGTATGCAGTGGCTGACGCTCCGCGACACGGAGGCTGACGCTTCTCTGCCGGTGACGATCTTCTCGCGCGTCCTCCTCACGCTGGCGCAGCCGCCGGCGGAGGGCGACCACGTGGTGGTGCACGCCAAGCCCGTGTTCTGGACCAAGCGCGGCACGCTGCAGATGCAGGCGAACGAGATCAAGGCCGTCGGGGTCGGCGAGCTGCTGGCCCGGATCGAGGCGCTGAAGAAGGTCCTCGCGGCGGAGGGCCTGTTCGACGTCTCGCGCAAGCGGAAGCTGCCGTTCCTGCCCGCCGTCGTGGGGCTCGTGTGCGGGCGTGAGTCCAAGGCCGAGCACGACGTCGTGGTCAATGCCCGCGCCCGCTGGCCCCAGGTCCGGTTCGAGATCCGGGAGGTCGCCGTCCAGGGGGTCAACGCGGTGCGCGAGGTGTCGAACGCGATCGCCGAGCTCGACCGGGACCCCCAGGTCGACGTCATAGTCGTCGCCCGCGGTGGCGGCTCGGTCGAGGACCTGCTGCCGTTCAGCAACGAGTCCCTGGTGCGCGCCGTGGCGCAGGCCCGCACTCCCCTGGTCAGCGCGATCGGCCACGAGACCGACGCGCCCCTGCTCGACCTCGTCGCCGACTACCGCGCCTCCACCCCGACCGACGCCGCCAAGCGGATAGTGCCCGACGTCTCCGAGGAGCGGCTCCGCCTCACCCAGGCCCGCAGCCGGATGCGCGGCGCAATCGCGGCCATGCTGGAGCGCGAGCAGCGCGGGCTCGACGGCGTCCGCTCGCGCCCGGTCCTCGCCACGCCCAAGACGATGCTGGAGTCGCGCGAGCACGACGTCCGTCAGGTGATCCGGCACGGCCGGCACGCGCTGGACGCGCTGCTGCTGCGGGCAGGCGGCGAGATCGGACGGCTAGCCGCCCAGGTCAGAACGCTCTCCCCGGCGAGCACGCTGGAGCGCGGTTACGCCGTCGTGCAGCGTGCGGACGGCCATGTGGTGCGGCGGCCCGACGACGTCGCGGTCGGCGCGGGCCTGCGCGTCCGCCTCGCGGAGGGCGCGCTGGACGCGCAGGTCACCGCGACCAATGCGTAG
- a CDS encoding RNA polymerase sigma-70 factor, with protein MTGGTDTALDDAAAVFASARRQLFGVAYRMLGSVAEAEDVVQDAWVRWQTTDRSVVVNPQAFLTTMTTRLAINVLQSARSRRETYIGPWLPEPVDTSADPTLGAERAEALDVAMLVLLERLTPTERAAYVLREAFGYGYPEIADIVGVSQAATRQLVSRARKHLASERRNPVTAEERRTLLDAFLAAARAGDVGRLEHLLAEDAVSRADSNGAIKHVARVAVVGRAKVARVLVSFADVFWIGVTAEPLELNGEAALGLVRDGRLFGTLSVAASADGVHEALWQFNPDKLEPLERTRAGRAGRAAPAGADD; from the coding sequence ATGACAGGTGGCACAGACACCGCACTGGATGACGCGGCGGCGGTGTTCGCTTCTGCCCGGCGACAGCTGTTCGGCGTCGCGTACCGGATGCTCGGTTCGGTCGCCGAGGCCGAGGACGTGGTGCAGGACGCGTGGGTGCGGTGGCAGACGACGGACCGGTCCGTCGTGGTGAACCCGCAGGCGTTCCTGACGACGATGACGACCCGGCTGGCGATCAACGTGCTGCAGAGCGCGCGCTCGCGGCGGGAGACGTACATCGGGCCGTGGCTGCCGGAGCCGGTGGACACGAGCGCGGACCCGACGCTCGGTGCGGAGCGGGCGGAGGCGCTGGACGTCGCGATGCTGGTCCTGCTCGAACGGCTGACCCCCACCGAGCGTGCGGCGTACGTGCTGCGGGAGGCGTTCGGCTACGGGTACCCGGAGATCGCGGACATCGTGGGGGTCTCGCAGGCCGCGACCCGGCAGCTGGTGAGCCGGGCGCGCAAGCATCTCGCGTCGGAGCGGCGTAATCCCGTGACCGCCGAGGAACGGCGCACGCTGCTCGACGCGTTCCTCGCGGCGGCGCGGGCCGGCGACGTCGGGCGGTTGGAGCACCTGCTCGCCGAGGACGCCGTCAGCCGGGCCGACAGCAACGGCGCGATCAAGCACGTGGCGCGCGTCGCGGTGGTGGGCCGGGCGAAGGTGGCGCGGGTCCTGGTCTCGTTCGCCGACGTCTTCTGGATCGGCGTCACCGCGGAGCCGCTGGAGCTCAACGGCGAGGCCGCTCTCGGCCTGGTGCGGGACGGCAGGCTGTTCGGGACGCTGAGCGTCGCGGCCTCCGCCGACGGTGTGCACGAGGCGCTGTGGCAGTTCAACCCCGACAAGCTCGAACCGCTCGAACGGACAAGGGCGGGCCGCGCCGGCCGGGCTGCCCCGGCCGGCGCGGACGACTGA
- a CDS encoding phosphotransferase enzyme family protein yields MELHALAGLLDLHWGLTGAVVAPLGGGMNSETWSVDAGSSRYVAKRVAPSEVEQLEAGCAVAEQLHGAGLVTGRPIRTVDGSLVAYDEHLALLEYVPGRELVGETSDEQRWIGRTLARVHSAGGPSGNRPGSTGFFDWIEPSAPGVDAHDWLAPAIEAARAATDGHSVTWSLLHADPSPEAFRHDDATGVTGVIDWTGAQRGPALYDVASTVMYLGGPERSTAFLDAYSAASPLADDELRHLDDFRLFRFAVQGVYFAGRLAAYDLTGITDQSENQKGLDDARRGLAELLPQR; encoded by the coding sequence ATGGAGCTGCACGCGCTGGCCGGACTGCTGGATCTCCACTGGGGGCTCACCGGAGCCGTCGTCGCACCGCTGGGCGGCGGCATGAACTCCGAGACCTGGTCGGTTGACGCCGGGAGCAGTCGGTACGTCGCCAAGCGCGTCGCTCCGTCGGAGGTGGAGCAGCTGGAGGCCGGCTGCGCGGTCGCCGAGCAGCTCCACGGCGCCGGCCTCGTGACAGGCCGGCCGATCCGCACCGTCGACGGCTCCCTGGTGGCATACGACGAGCACCTCGCCCTGCTCGAGTACGTCCCCGGCCGCGAGCTGGTCGGCGAGACGAGCGACGAGCAGCGCTGGATCGGGCGCACGCTGGCGCGGGTGCACTCCGCTGGTGGCCCCTCCGGCAACCGCCCCGGCAGCACGGGTTTCTTCGACTGGATCGAGCCGTCGGCCCCGGGCGTCGACGCGCACGACTGGCTCGCACCAGCCATCGAGGCGGCACGTGCCGCGACCGACGGGCATTCCGTCACCTGGTCCCTGCTGCACGCGGATCCGTCGCCGGAGGCGTTCCGGCACGACGACGCCACCGGCGTCACCGGCGTGATCGACTGGACCGGCGCGCAGCGGGGACCCGCGCTCTACGACGTGGCATCGACAGTGATGTACCTCGGCGGACCGGAGCGTTCCACGGCCTTCCTCGACGCCTACTCAGCCGCGAGCCCGCTCGCCGACGACGAGCTGCGCCATCTCGACGACTTCCGCCTGTTCCGCTTCGCGGTCCAGGGCGTGTACTTCGCTGGGCGGCTCGCCGCCTACGACCTGACCGGCATCACCGACCAGAGCGAGAACCAGAAAGGGCTCGACGATGCCAGGCGTGGCCTGGCCGAGCTCCTCCCGCAGAGATAG
- a CDS encoding carbonic anhydrase produces MTPGPESPERISPHEAWELLRSGNDRFVADTPAHPSQNADRRRELRAAQHPHTVIFGCSDSRVAAEIIFDQGLGDVFVVRTAGHVVDTTVIGSIEYGVEILGASLVVVLGHDSCGAVAAAAHTLATGEQPPGFVRAVVDRVIPSIVSITSGDQAGAMAALSDQDVLRREHVNHTVEMLHGYSAALAHAVEEGRCAIVGLEYDLAVGSARMVSVIGEVGEVPRPR; encoded by the coding sequence GTGACCCCGGGCCCGGAGTCGCCGGAGCGGATCAGCCCGCACGAGGCCTGGGAGCTGCTGCGCTCGGGCAACGACCGGTTCGTCGCGGACACGCCGGCGCACCCGTCGCAGAACGCGGACCGGCGCCGGGAGCTGCGGGCCGCACAGCACCCGCACACGGTGATCTTCGGCTGCTCGGACTCCCGGGTCGCCGCCGAGATCATCTTCGACCAGGGCCTGGGCGACGTGTTCGTGGTCCGCACGGCGGGGCATGTAGTGGACACGACGGTGATCGGCTCGATCGAGTACGGGGTCGAGATCCTGGGCGCGTCGCTCGTCGTCGTGCTTGGCCACGACTCGTGCGGGGCGGTCGCCGCTGCCGCCCACACGCTCGCCACGGGCGAGCAGCCCCCCGGGTTCGTGCGTGCAGTGGTGGACCGGGTGATCCCGTCGATCGTGAGCATCACCTCGGGCGACCAGGCAGGTGCCATGGCCGCGCTCTCCGACCAGGACGTGCTGCGCCGCGAGCACGTGAACCACACGGTCGAGATGCTGCACGGCTACTCGGCGGCACTGGCCCACGCCGTCGAGGAGGGCAGGTGCGCCATCGTCGGCCTGGAGTACGACCTGGCCGTGGGCAGCGCGCGCATGGTCAGCGTGATCGGAGAAGTCGGCGAGGTGCCCCGGCCCCGGTGA
- a CDS encoding 4-hydroxy-3-methylbut-2-enyl diphosphate reductase, whose amino-acid sequence MSVTSPERPAETKTKRVLLAAPRGYCAGVDRAVIAVEKALETYGTPVYVRKEIVHNKHVVETLRERGAIFVNETDEVPEGARLVFSAHGVSPAVRASAVARSLDTIDATCPLVTKVHKEAVRFAKDDYDILLIGHTGHEEVEGTAGEAPDHVQVVNSPDEVDKVVVRDPDKVVWISQTTLSVDETMETVRRLREKFPSLQDPPSDDICYATQNRQVAVKKLAPECELVIVVGSANSSNSVRLVEVALQAGAAASYRVDRKTEIKDEWLEGVTTVGVTSGASVPEILVEDVISHLAEHGFGSVDEVRTATEDLMFSLPRELRAGLKAAGEESKRPRREARKELPQA is encoded by the coding sequence GTGAGTGTCACGAGCCCTGAGCGTCCTGCTGAGACCAAGACCAAGCGCGTCCTGCTGGCAGCCCCACGTGGTTACTGCGCCGGCGTGGACCGCGCCGTGATTGCCGTCGAGAAGGCCCTGGAGACGTACGGCACGCCTGTGTACGTCCGCAAGGAGATCGTGCACAACAAGCATGTGGTGGAGACGCTGCGCGAACGCGGCGCGATCTTCGTCAACGAGACCGACGAGGTTCCCGAGGGCGCCCGGCTCGTGTTCTCCGCGCACGGTGTGTCGCCTGCCGTGCGCGCCTCGGCGGTGGCACGCAGCCTCGACACCATCGATGCGACCTGCCCCCTGGTCACCAAGGTGCACAAGGAGGCCGTGCGGTTCGCGAAGGACGACTACGACATCCTGCTGATCGGGCACACCGGTCACGAGGAGGTCGAGGGCACCGCGGGTGAGGCGCCCGACCACGTGCAGGTCGTGAACTCGCCCGACGAGGTCGACAAGGTAGTGGTACGCGACCCCGACAAGGTCGTGTGGATCTCGCAGACGACGCTGTCCGTGGACGAGACCATGGAGACCGTGCGTCGGCTGCGCGAGAAGTTCCCGTCCCTGCAGGACCCGCCGAGCGACGACATCTGCTACGCCACGCAGAACCGCCAGGTCGCGGTGAAGAAGCTGGCGCCGGAGTGCGAGCTCGTCATCGTGGTGGGCTCGGCAAACTCGTCCAACTCCGTGCGGCTGGTCGAGGTGGCGCTCCAGGCCGGTGCCGCCGCGTCCTACCGGGTGGACCGCAAGACCGAGATCAAGGACGAGTGGCTGGAGGGCGTCACCACGGTGGGCGTGACCTCCGGCGCCTCCGTGCCCGAGATCCTGGTGGAGGACGTCATCTCGCACCTCGCCGAGCACGGCTTCGGCAGCGTCGACGAGGTGCGGACCGCCACCGAGGACCTCATGTTCTCGCTGCCCCGCGAGCTGCGTGCCGGCCTCAAGGCCGCGGGCGAGGAGTCCAAGCGCCCGCGGCGCGAGGCTCGCAAGGAGCTCCCGCAGGCCTGA
- a CDS encoding exodeoxyribonuclease VII small subunit: MTDTPDVAALSYEQARDELVQVVGRLEAGGEPLEASLALWERGEALAARCQEWLDGARERLAAAQSASTASAESAEDAE; encoded by the coding sequence ATGACGGACACCCCCGACGTCGCCGCCCTCAGCTATGAGCAGGCGCGCGACGAGCTCGTGCAGGTGGTCGGCCGCCTGGAGGCCGGCGGGGAACCGCTGGAGGCGTCGCTCGCGCTCTGGGAGCGCGGCGAGGCGCTGGCCGCACGCTGCCAGGAGTGGCTCGACGGCGCCCGCGAGCGCCTCGCCGCCGCGCAGAGCGCGTCCACCGCGTCGGCCGAGTCGGCGGAGGACGCCGAGTGA
- a CDS encoding carbohydrate kinase has product MSAHVLAVGEALVDGVHRPDGSSAELPGGSVANVALTLGRLGREVRLATWLGRDARGDLVRDWLAESGVALVEGSDGAERTSTAVATLDDGGSASYEFDLTWQVPAAAAAGAETLAVHAGSIAAMLEPGAAEVSMLLDGARSTSTITYDPNARPAIMGPAEEVRPRVEALVQLSDVVKVSDEDLGWLYPGTDPLTVARDWQAGTPALVVVTLGGEGAVAVSDAGVVEVVAPRVEVVDTVEAGDSFMGALIDGLWEHDLLGAGRATP; this is encoded by the coding sequence GTGAGCGCGCACGTCCTCGCCGTGGGCGAGGCGCTGGTGGACGGGGTGCACCGGCCCGACGGTTCCTCGGCCGAGCTTCCGGGCGGCAGCGTCGCGAACGTGGCGCTCACGCTGGGCAGGCTGGGCCGGGAGGTCCGGCTCGCGACGTGGCTGGGCCGGGACGCCCGGGGTGACCTGGTGCGCGACTGGCTCGCCGAGTCCGGGGTCGCCCTGGTCGAGGGCAGCGACGGCGCTGAGCGCACCAGCACGGCGGTAGCGACGCTGGACGACGGTGGCTCGGCCTCCTACGAGTTCGACCTCACCTGGCAGGTCCCGGCGGCGGCAGCGGCCGGCGCCGAGACGCTGGCGGTCCACGCCGGCTCGATCGCGGCGATGCTGGAGCCGGGCGCCGCGGAGGTGAGCATGCTGCTCGACGGCGCGCGCTCGACGTCGACCATCACGTACGACCCGAACGCGCGCCCCGCGATCATGGGCCCGGCCGAGGAGGTGCGGCCGCGCGTGGAGGCGCTGGTGCAGCTCTCGGACGTGGTCAAGGTGAGCGACGAGGACCTGGGCTGGCTGTACCCCGGAACTGATCCGCTGACGGTCGCGCGTGACTGGCAGGCCGGCACGCCGGCCCTGGTGGTGGTCACGCTAGGCGGTGAGGGCGCAGTAGCGGTGTCCGACGCCGGTGTGGTCGAGGTGGTGGCCCCGCGGGTCGAGGTGGTCGACACCGTGGAAGCCGGCGACTCGTTCATGGGCGCGCTGATCGACGGGCTGTGGGAGCACGACCTGCTCGGGGCCGGCCGCGCGACGCCCTGA